The window TATCTGTATGCTGAAGTCATGAAAAGCTGTCCCGAAGCGCCGAAGATACCAATGCATATCAGGAGAATAAGTGATCGTGAATCCGGTATTACTCCGTTTCGGATAACAGACGGCAGAAAGACCAGCGACATCAGCACTGAGAACCAGAATACTATTATCAGGGGTTTATCTGTTTTGCGCAGAGCTCTTATTGCGGTATA is drawn from Candidatus Aegiribacteria sp. and contains these coding sequences:
- a CDS encoding DMT family transporter; this translates as YTAIRALRKTDKPLIIVFWFSVLMSLVFLPSVIRNGVIPDSRSLILLICIGIFGASGQLFMTSAYRYAPGGKVAIYGYLSVIFSMLWQTMFFNSIPSLAVFAGAALILLGGWINYRVR